A genomic region of Salvelinus alpinus chromosome 12, SLU_Salpinus.1, whole genome shotgun sequence contains the following coding sequences:
- the LOC139536151 gene encoding protein bicaudal D homolog 2-like: protein MSVEEQEYPEATLVAEAGPQWFRAELERLSRELSETTHEKIQAAEYGLAVLEEKQQLKQRYDELETEFETVRQELDQLKEAFGQAYSTHRKVAADGESREESLMLESASKEAHYQQMVLELQNELRLARTALTSNQSENERLASVALEMRESSELVELQRSQLRDDIREYKVREARLLQDYSELEDENISLQKQVSLLRQSQVEFEGLKHEICRLEEDSQCLHSQLEEAMRLREIAERQLTEALETIKTEREQKAALRKELSHYMTIGDNLLPYHHSPLNISLDGLKFSEDPTAATNETNNDDSFHGYENSLAKMAADCNEDNRAKLRPAPSLVDDLLSELNISEIQKLKQQLMQVEREKVALLSSLQEAQKQLEVAHGTLSEQQEIVGRLTENLSAMRKLQASKERHSALDSEKERDSRDDGDGDYYELDINGPEILQCKYTVAVSEAGELRQELKTLKAEYQSCRSQYEEERARLESDVAGLSEKLASLEKSSRVEHEEMERLEKDLRRVSEAAGESQGSLNVAQDELVVFSEELANLYNHVCMCNNETPNRVMLDYYKEGKASVGGGGGREGKGRRLSHVLLSNGLVPETDPSKPEASDPAASAPVSAPVSAPESRPEPMNIYNLVAIIRDQIRHLQQAVDRTTELSRQRMATMELSTLADKDSEACMGEILKLKSLLSTKREQIATLRTVLKANKHTAEVALANLKSKYDNEKTMVRDTMLKLRNELKALKEDAATFSSLRAMFATRCDEYVTQLDEMQRQLVAAEDEKKTLNSLLRMAIQQKLALTQRLEDLEFDHEQARRGGVTGAATSSRGKTSSLARGKRASANHH from the exons gCATTCGGCCAGGCCTACTCCACCCATAGGAAGGTGGCTGCAGATGGGGAGAGCAGGGAGGAGTCACTAATGCTGGAGTCAGCCAGTAAGGAGGCCCACTACCAGCAGATGGTCCTGGAGCTGCAGAACGAGCTGCGGTTGGCCAGGACTGCCCTCACCAGCAACCAATCAGAGAATGAGCGCCTGGCCTCCGTTGCCCTGGAGATGAGAGAG AGTTCTGAGCTGGTGGAGCTGCAGCGCAGCCAACTGCGTGATGACATCAGAGAGTATAAGGTGCGAGAGGCACGCCTGCTGCAGGACTATAGTGAGCTGGAGGACGAGAACATCTCCCTGCAGAAACAGGTGTCCCTGCTCCGACAGAGCCAG GTGGAGTTTGAGGGTCTGAAGCATGAGATCTGTCGTCTGGAGGAGGACTCCCAGTGCCTCCACAGCCAGTTGGAGGAGGCCATGCGCCTGCGGGAGATCGCCGAGCGCCAGCTGACCGAGGCTCTGGAGACCATTAAGACTGAGCGTGAGCAGAAGGCCGCCCTGCGTAAAGAACTGTCCCACTACATGACAATTGGGGACAACCTGTTACCATACCACCACAGCCCCCTGAACATCTCCCTGGACGGCCTCAAGTTCAGCGAGGATCCCACTGCTGCCACCAACGAAACCAACAATGATGACTCGTTCCATGGCTATGAGAACAGCCTGGCTAAGATGGCTGCCGACTGCAACGAGGATAACAGAGCCAAGCTCCGGCCCGCCCCCAGCCTAGTGGATGACCTGCTGAGTGAACTCAACATCTCAGAGATCCAGAAACTCAAGCAGCAGCTCATGCAG GTTGAGCGGGAGAAGGTAGCGCTACTTTCCTCTCTGCAGGAGGCCCAGAAGCAGCTAGAGGTGGCCCACGGGACTCTGTCTGAGCAGCAGGAGATAGTAGGACGTCTCACCGAGAACCTCAGCGCCATGAGGAAACTCCAGGCCAGCAAGGAGCGCCATTCGGCCCTGGACAGCGAGAAGGAGCGTGACAGCCGTGACGATGGTGACGGGGACTACTACGAGCTGGACATCAACGGGCCTGAGATCCTGCAGTGTAAGTACACTGTGGCTGTGTCCGAGGCCGGGGAGCTCAGACAGGAGCTTAAGACTCTTAAAGCAGAGTACCAGTCATGCCGGAGCCAGTACGAGGAGGAGCGAGCCCGCCTGGAGAGCGACGTGGCAGGGCTGAGCGAGAAGCTAGCTTCCCTGGAGAAGAGCAGCCGGGTGGAGCACGAGGAGATGGAGCGCCTGGAGAAGGACCTGCGGCGGGTGAGCGAGGCGGCGGGCGAGTCGCAAGGCAGTCTGAACGTGGCGCAGGACGAACTGGTGGTGTTCAGTGAGGAGCTGGCCAACCTCTACAACCACGTGTGCATGTGCAACAACGAGACGCCCAACCGGGTCATGCTCGACTACTACAAGGAGGGCAAGGCCAGTGTAGGTGGCGGGGGCGGCCGGGAGGGGAAAGGACGACGTCTGTCCCACGTTCTGCTCTCCAACGGGCTGGTCCCTGAAACTGACCCCAGTAAACCTGAAGCCAGTGACCCAGCcgcctcagccccagtctcagccccagtctcagccccagaaTCCCGCCCAGAGCCTATGAACATCTATAACCTGGTGGCCATCATCAGGGACCAGATCCGTCACCTGCAGCAGGCGGTGGACCGCACCACAGAGCTGTCCCGCCAGAGGATGGCCACCATGGAGCTGAGCACCTTGGCTGATAAAGACAGCGAGGCCTGCATGGGGGAGATCCTCAAACTCAAGTCCCTCCTCAGCACCAAGAGGGAGCAGATCGCCACCCTGAGGACCGTGCTCAAAGCCAACAAACAT ACGGCTGAGGTGGCGCTGGCCAACTTGAAGAGTAAATACGACAACGAGAAGACCATGGTGAGGGATACCATGTTGAAGCTCCGCAACGAACTGAAGGCTCTGAAAGAAGACGCTGCCACCTTCTCCTCACTACGGGCCATGTTCGCAACAAG gtGTGATGAGTACGTAACTCAGCTGGATGAGATGCAGAGACAGCTGGTTGCAGCGGAGGATGAGAAGAAGACCCTGAACTCCCTGCTCCGCATGGCCATCCAGCAGAAGCTGGCCCTGACCCAGCGTCTGGAGGACCTGGAGTTTGATCATGAACAGGCGCGCCGTGGCGGGGTTACAGGAGCAGCGACGAGCAGTCGGGGCAAGACCTCCTCGTTGGCGCGGGGCAAAAGGGCCTCGGCCAATCATCAT TAA